The window TTTGTTTCAACATGTCCTCCTGTTTTATCCCGTTAAAAAAACTGAAATCATAGAAGGCATCCGCAAACCTTAAATCATAATCCCCCGTTCCATCTTGTAAATTCGCTGTCAGTTGAAGTAAGGTATTCACACCCAACTCCGGAGGATAGTACCATATAATCGGTATTTTTGTCAAATCCTTTCGAAATCGTTTCATTGCAGGTTCCGCCACAATTTTAGTCCAATTATCTTTTCCGTCCATGTTAAACAATGTACGCATAGGGTCATTCTTTAAGTAGTGTTCAAAGTAAGTGATGTTGGGTTTTTCAGTTAAATAGTTGTGGATATTTTGAAACGTTTTATAAGAGAATGTATTTTCTGCACGTCCCTTTTCCGTTGCAAAAAACGGTCCATCCTCCAGCACAATTGCTTTTACATTTTCCGGATATGTTGCTGCAATATAAGCAACAATCAATGCCCCGGATGAATGCCCCGAAATAATAGCTTTTGAGCCCACCTTTTCTTGTATAAACAAGGCGATATCGGATCCGATTCGCTCAATATTGTATAAATCGGGATTTTTGCTTGATTTTCCATGTCCGTAATAATCAAGTGCAAAGACGTGAAACTTTTTTACCAGTTCAGGCAAGACCGTGCGGTAATCTTTCCAGTCCACCATTTGCCCATGCAATAATACCATATCCGGCCCATTGTCCGGACCTTCTGCATAGTTTATGACGCTTCCATCCTTTAAATAAAACTGTTTTTCTTCCAGACCTAAGCTCAAAGAGCGATTCTTTACAAACTTCTCCCCGGAATAATCGTAGTTTAAATTTCGGAGTACATAGAATACAGCCAAAACAATAAGAACACAAAACAAGATAGCAATAAATTTCAGCATTTTAATTTTCATCTATCAATTCTCCTTGGATACTCATCAAAATCTTTGTTGCCGCATCACCCTTCATAATCGCCACCCCCCTTCTTTCATCTCCAAGTATGAGGAGGTCATCCCCCGTTTCGATAGAAAAAATTTTTCTAGCTTCTTTTGGAATAACAATTTGTCCCTTAGTACCTACTTTTGCAGTCCACGCATGTAGTTTTCCATCTTTTTTACTTCGCATTTTATACCTCCCAGAATAGTATAATAAGTATGTAAAATCATACTTATTATACTACATTGAGGCTTATAATGCAAGTACCCAAGTGGGGCGCGGAAATCAATTTTTGGATATTCCCTGCCCATAATCTTATAGGAAAAAGATGCTATTTTTTTTCATCAGACCTTAAACTTGCCGACTTCAGCAGCCAGATTTTCAATACTCGTCTTATTTTTTTGAGTTATTGCATTTACTTCCTGAACTGCATTGTTTATCTGAACGGCACCTGCTGCCATCTCGTTCATACTGTCGGTTATCATACGGGTTAAATTATCAAGTTTCAGCATTTCTTCAGCGACTCCTTCACCGCCTTTCAGCATCTCTTCGGAACCGGCTTGCACTTCTACCGTTACCGTATTGATATTTTTAATTGCTCCGAGTACTTCTTTGCTGCCGTTCTCCTGTTCGTGCATCGCTTCGGTAAGGCGGTCACTCATTGATTTTACTTGTTCGGATAAATTAAAAATCGTGCTGAATTTGTCTTCGACGGTTTTAGAAGAAACCGAAAGAGATTCTATTTCGCTTGATAGGGTTTTAAGCGTAGACGTTATTGTCTTGCCTTGAGTTGCCGAGTCTTCAGCGAGCTTTCTGATTTCATCGGCGACGACAGCAAAACCTTTGCCTGCTTCGCCTGCATGGGCAGCTTCAATAGCGGCATTCATTGCAAGCAAATTGGTTTGGCTTGCAATATGCTGAATAACGCTTGAAGCTTCCATGAGCGAGCCGGACTCTTCTGCAATTTTCTGTGTTACGCTGTTTGAGGTTATAATCGTTTCTTTTCCGTCTTCAGTTGCCGATGCAAGATTTTTTACGACATCATAGGTTTTTTCAAGTGTTTGAGTAATGGATGCGATGTTTGCAACCATTTCTTCGATTGAAGCTGTAGACCGGGCTACGCTTGCTGCCTGATTTTCTATACTGTTATTCAGCTGTTTTATAGTGCGTACAATTTGTTCAATTGTAGCTGCAGTTTCTGTTACGCTTGCAGCCTGCGTAAGGGTTTGGTTTTTAACCCCTTCAATATTTGCACTGATTTCATTTATAGCACTCGCCGTTTGAGTCATATTGGAAGCAAGTTCCTCTCCTATGGCTTCCATTGAAACCGAATTTTTACCGACATTTTTGATTGCAGCGCCTATTTTTTCAATTGTTTGATTGAAATATTCGGACAAATCGGTGATTTCATCATTTCCGTTAATGGGAAGGCGAACAGTTAAGTCTCCTTTTCCCTGTGCAATATCTTTTAACGCCGAAACCGTTTTTCGAATAGGATGGAGCATATAATGTGCGACGGCATATATAACGGCAAGTGTAATAATCAAAATGATAATGCCTAAAATTCTTATACTCATCCTTAAATCGTCTACCGTTTTTATGAATTCGTTAACCGGTGCTTTAATAATGACCGTCCATCCGGTAATTTTGATCGTTGCATACGAAGCGATATTTTAAATATCGTCATAATCATAGTAGCCGACCTCACTCTTATCGGTATCAAGGGCATGCTGCAAAAATGCCGCCAGAGAAGCAAAGTTTTTATCGCTATTATCTTTAATAATATTCCTCTGCTTGGTTACCATATCAAAATTTTTGTGTGCTATAACGGTACCCTTTAAACCGAGTATATAGCATTCACCTGTTTGCCCGACTACGATGTCATCGATTTCCTCAGAGAGGAGCTTAGCCGGAACTGCCGCATTAAGCACACCGATTATAGCATTATCGTCATCATAGATCGGAACTGCAAAGATGATTTGCATATTGTTTGTTATGTTCGAAATTGCCGGTTCGGTAATAAAGTTTTTGCCCTGCGATGCGGATTTAAACCATTCTCTGTCTCTTACGGACGTACGGTGCCCGGTTCCATCATATCGGTTACCTTGCATATCGCAGATGCCGAAATAGTCTATCTTTTTGTTGCGTTCGGCTTCTTTTATAAGAAGTTCTGCTTTTTCGGTTAAAGTCATCGAATTGTCGCGTAAAAACGGCATGCGGGCCAAACCTTCAATAAATTGAACAACGGAAGATATTCTTCCATCGATGACTTCCGCTATGTCGGTCGCTTTATCGGTTAGATGTGCTTCCACTTTTTCAAGCACGGCTTTACGTGCATTTCCTATTGTAATTAGAGCTGCAGTTGTAAGGGCTGCTGCAATTAAAAAACCGAAAATTAAAACCAGTTTTTTTCGCAATGAAAACCGCTTTTTACCTGTTTTCGCAATCTGATTTTTCTCATTATTTCCCTTAGAGAAAATACCGCCGTTCTTTGTCATTTTAAGACTCCTTGTTATAGGAAACCTCGAAAAACGAAAAGTTTTTCGAGGTTTCCCTTATATTTATTTACGACGTTTTTTAGATTTACATTTCAGCCGTTTTTAATATACTTATTTTAGCGCATTTAGTCCACTGTTTTTTATGATTCTCCTTATACTTTAAATTTAGAAACCTCATTGGATAAATTTTCAATACTTGCTTTATTTTTCTGCGTAATGTCGCTTACTTCTTTGACTGCAATGGTAATTTGATCGGCTCCTGAAGCTATTTCGTTCATACTATCGGTGGTTTCGAGTGTTATTTCGGCAAGCTTTTGCATTTCCTGCCCAATTTGATTGCCGCCTTCAAGCATTTCGGCGGAGGCTGAGTCAATTTCGCTTGTTACGTCATTTATTCTTTTAATGGCATCAAGTACATGTTTTCCGTTTTCTTCCTGTTCTCGCATCACTTCCAAAATAGAATCTTCTTTTTCGGAGATTTGGCTGACCAAGTTGTATACATCGATAAAGGTCTTTTCCGCTCGAGAACCGGCTTCGGTAATGTCATGGATAATTTCAGTCGTCTCTTTTATAACAGCCGCAATTTGCTTTCCTTGCAAATTAGAACCTTCAGCAAGTTTTCTAATTTCGTCAGCGACAACGGCAAAGCCCTTACCGGATTCACCTGCATGGGCTGCCTCTATTGCGGCATTCATTGCCAAAAGGTTGGTTTGACTCGCAATATTTTGAATGATTTGGCTCGCTTCAAGAAGAGAGGCCGATTTTTCGGCGATTTGCTTTACAATCTCATTTGCAGTTCTTGCCCCGTCTTTACCGACCTTGGTTTGTCCGTAGACTGTTTTGATCAGTTCATTATTTTGGTCAAGCGTTTTAGCTATTTTAACGGTGTTTTCCGCCATGCGCGTAATGACCACAGAAGATTCGTTGATACTTTCGGTCTGCATTTCGATACTTGAAACGAGCCGGCTAAGCCGTCCGTTGATTTGCTCCACAGTTGCAACGGTTTCGGTAACGCCGGCAGCCTGCGACATAGCTTTTTCTTTTACGCCTTTGACGTTCTCTCCTATCTGTTTAATTGCGGCTGCCGTTTCTTCCATACTGCTCGACAGCTGAGACCCGATAGAGTTCATTTTATCGGCTTCATCTTTTAAAAGGCATATCATTGTATGATTATTTTCGATTGCGGTATTGAGGTTCATCATAATACGTCCGACTTCGTTATTCTTTTTTACTGCCAGCCTGTCGGTAAGGTCACCCGATGCAATTTTGCCGAAAACGATTTCAAGCCGCTTAAAATAGCGTTTAAGAGCACCTGCAAAAATAAAGGCTAATGTAAAATACAGGACAAACATAAAAAGGCCGATAAGAATCATATTTTTTAAGAGTGTATAAAAAAGCGAAAGTATTTCGTTTTGTTCGATAAAAAGAGCTACTTTCCAATTAACTTCGGGAAGTGAAAAGACCGATACTTTCCATGTTTTTCCGTCAAGCATAATAAAAGCCGAACCCTCTTTCATTTTGTCTATTTCGTTAAAGGCAGGAATACCTGTTTCTTTTAATATTTTTAGATTGGAGTCTGCATGTTTTGGGTCGGCTAAAATTAATCCGTCGTTTTGCATAAGCATACAATAGCCCGTCTTGCCGATACGGATGCTGCTGACGCGTGAAGCCAAATCCGTAAGATTTAAGTCAAGACCTATACAGCCTAAAAAAGCACCCTCAGGATCTTTTATTGCCTGAGCCAATGCTACGACGGGGCTGCCGCCTGTTGATATTGTTGATATATATACCGGGGTTATTATGACCTCTCCGTTTGCGGCTGCTGCAGCCTTATACCAAGGTCTGGTGCGCGGGTCAAATCCTTGTTCATCTTCCTCTGATAACGAACTTACGAATCCTCCCCAGCGCGTGCCCATATATATTTCTTTAAACTCTTCATAGTTTTTGTCCATACGAACGAAGAGTGCTGTTATATCCTGTTCCGTTTTGCCGTTATGCGTATACACAATGTCTTTTCTTTCTCCTGTATAGTTATAAAGTGTTTCGTCGGCATTTTTTACGGTAGGGTTTTCCGCAAGCATAGTAACGGTATTTTTTCCGTTCCGGATAAAAAGGTTTATGGACCTCTCAATATTGGAAAATTGCTGTGCAGTAAATTCATCGAACTGGGCGATGTTCTTTTTATATAGTTGGAAGCCCACAACCGCACAAATAACGGCTACGATTGAAATAATTGTTATTGTAATTGCCCGTAAAAGGCGTACAGTAATAGATGTCGATTTTTTTCTAATAGCGCCGTCCTTAGTTTTTTGGGTGGCGGGTAATGTAACTTTTTCTTTCATTTTATCAAATCCTTTTTTCTATTATATAGAATACATTAATTATATCAAGATTTTTATTTTTCAGCAAGCCTCTTAAAGCGGGTTGATATTGTGTTTAAGTCAAGAAGAGGAAAGAAAATCTTTGCCATAGGAATATGGGCCGCCACATTACATCTATGAATAAATTATAAAATATTCATTGACATAAAATAAATATTTTGCTATACTAGCAATGAATAAAAGAAAGAATATTCATTGCAACATAAAGTGAAGACTGAGGAGCGGATGATGGCAAAAGCATTTACCGAACAAGAAAGAATCAAAATAAAAGAAAAGATATTGGAAGCGGCACTGGAGCTATTTCACGATAAGGGGACGAAGGCGCTGAGTATAGCTGAATTGACGAAGCGGGCAGGTATTGCGCAGGGAAGCTTTTATAATTTTTGGAAAGATAAAGAGGCCTTGATTATGGAACTCATTGCATACCGATCAAGCCAAAAATTAAATTATATTGAAAAAAAATTTTCGAATTCTCTCTCCGATCCGGCAAAATTTCTTACCGACATAATATACCGATACTCGGTTGATCTTATGGTAAAAATGCAAAAGCAGCCTGTGTATGAAGATGCCTTCAAAATACTTGAAGCAAAAAATCGGAATGAAGTTCATAGGATTGAAAGTCTATATGATGACTTTTTAACGAAGCTCATAGAATATTGGGAGCAAAACGGTTCGATTAAGCGGGCAGATAAAAAAGGCTTATTGAATGCGTTTAGCGGGAGTTTTTTATTATGTTCTCATTATTATCAATTTGATAAAGAGTATTTTAATGAAATGCTGCTGACATTTATATCCGGAATAGTAAATAAGTATATAGAAAAATAACGGTATAGTTTTGAAAATTTTAATTATGGAGGAGCAAAAATGATACTTGATTTTGCACAAATACATAAAGATGACATATTAAGGGCCGGTGGCAAGGGCGCTAACCTTGGAGAGATGACTGCTGCGGGAATAAATGTTCCGAAAGGATTTGTCATTACCGCAGAGGCGTATCGGGAATTTTTAAAAGAGAACAAAATAGACGAAATCATCTCACGCACTCTTGTAGAAAAGCAAACGGATGAACAGGCTTTATTATCCGCCGCCGGAGAGTTTCGAAAAAAAATTATAGCAGGACATTTTCCCATTCAACTGGAAAAAGAGATAAGAAAGAAATACGCTGAACTCGGAGAATCGGCGAGAGTTGCGGTGCGCTCATCGGCAACGGCGGAAGATTTACCCGATGCGAGTTTTGCAGGTCAGCAGGAAACATATTTAAATGTGCAAGGCATAGAGGATGTATTGATTTACATACGTCATTGCTACGCTTCACTGTGGGGAGACAGGGCGGTAAGCTATCGTTTTAATCAGGGATATAATCAAAGTACTGTTGCGATTGCCGTTGTCATTCAGGAAATGGTAGAAAGCGAAAAAGCCGGCGTTTTGTTTACGCTTAATCCGGTAACGCAAAACAAAGATGAAATGCAAATCAATGCAAGTTACGGATTGGGTGAGAGTGTTGTAAGCGGACGCGTAACGGCGGATAATTATATTGTAAACAAGTCGGGTGATATTATTGAAATAAATATCGGAAGTAAAGAAACGCAAATTGTTTATGGCGATAAGAATACAAAAGAAGAATCGGTAAGCGAAGCAAAAAGAACAGCTCGGGCATTGAATGATGTCGAGATTGCCGGTCTTGTAAAAGCCGGATTAAAAATAGAAAAGCATTACGGTATGCCGATGGATATTGAATGGGCAATACGAAAGAACGAAATATATATTTTACAGGCACGCGCAATAACAACCTTAAAAAACAATGATGATGAGAAGCAGGTTCAGGAATATATCAAAGGTAGCAAATTAACACGAATGATGAAAGAAAATATGGCTTTTCAGTTTGAAAAAATGCCCTTTGCATACCGTGCGCTGGACTTTGATTATATGATAGCGATTAATGACCAAAAAGCACGGATATTTGCGGAAGGCGGTCTTGTTTTTGATTCAAATCCTGAAATTGATGATGACGGTATTCAGACTCTTCCGAAAAATAGAAAAGGTTTCACCCTGCGTATTTTTCATATATTTAAAATAATACGCATGCTTAAAAACTTTGACTATTGTTCTGAAGTATGTAAAAAGTTTATGGCGCATTATGAAAAAGAAATAGAGCATATTAAAACCTTAGACTTTCAAAATATGAGTTTGGCGGAATGCAGTAAATTCATGGAACAAAGTTATGAGCTTATTCAACAGCTTGTTTATGACAGGTTTAAATACGCCTTGTTTCCGTCTTTTTTTATGAGTAAAAAATTCACAAAAATAATTAAACGAGTAGATAAAAACTGTTCCGCATTTGATTTTTATTGGGAACTCAATAATAAAACGGCTGTCGTTGCAAACGATATTTCACGCATAGCCGATGAGATAAAGAAAAATGCTGTTCTAACAGAAGCCGTACTCTCAGGAGAAAAATTTAAAACCCTGTGTGCC of the Treponema denticola ATCC 35405 genome contains:
- a CDS encoding alpha/beta fold hydrolase, coding for MKIKMLKFIAILFCVLIVLAVFYVLRNLNYDYSGEKFVKNRSLSLGLEEKQFYLKDGSVINYAEGPDNGPDMVLLHGQMVDWKDYRTVLPELVKKFHVFALDYYGHGKSSKNPDLYNIERIGSDIALFIQEKVGSKAIISGHSSGALIVAYIAATYPENVKAIVLEDGPFFATEKGRAENTFSYKTFQNIHNYLTEKPNITYFEHYLKNDPMRTLFNMDGKDNWTKIVAEPAMKRFRKDLTKIPIIWYYPPELGVNTLLQLTANLQDGTGDYDLRFADAFYDFSFFNGIKQEDMLKQISVPTCILHVNPPKNTTPSYYTEEGMLISAMDEKDAKHVKELIRGSILVEGFDSMHNIHEDKPKEFLKKVAEFLDKIEK
- a CDS encoding PEP/pyruvate-binding domain-containing protein, producing MILDFAQIHKDDILRAGGKGANLGEMTAAGINVPKGFVITAEAYREFLKENKIDEIISRTLVEKQTDEQALLSAAGEFRKKIIAGHFPIQLEKEIRKKYAELGESARVAVRSSATAEDLPDASFAGQQETYLNVQGIEDVLIYIRHCYASLWGDRAVSYRFNQGYNQSTVAIAVVIQEMVESEKAGVLFTLNPVTQNKDEMQINASYGLGESVVSGRVTADNYIVNKSGDIIEINIGSKETQIVYGDKNTKEESVSEAKRTARALNDVEIAGLVKAGLKIEKHYGMPMDIEWAIRKNEIYILQARAITTLKNNDDEKQVQEYIKGSKLTRMMKENMAFQFEKMPFAYRALDFDYMIAINDQKARIFAEGGLVFDSNPEIDDDGIQTLPKNRKGFTLRIFHIFKIIRMLKNFDYCSEVCKKFMAHYEKEIEHIKTLDFQNMSLAECSKFMEQSYELIQQLVYDRFKYALFPSFFMSKKFTKIIKRVDKNCSAFDFYWELNNKTAVVANDISRIADEIKKNAVLTEAVLSGEKFKTLCAGFPEFKRVADDFINRNGFKSDYNCYCIEAKTFIEDPDRLVNIIRPLLNTPDTSDQNFHNNENRNYTSLMQNLQRLYGNKYPRIEKDIQHFRYFHVVREESQYLWEAVFYYVRQCVRRINILLLNSEDYKHGIVNLFHRELMEVLKAGRLTDVYKEKIRRRNEKFPLAEKVWEASKLLVFDSRGDELKGVSGSPGTVVGKACLIRKPEEFYKMQKGDVLVCHLTDPEWTPLFKLASAVVADTGSALSHAAIVAREFNIPAVLGVGFATAKFKDGDLITVDGNKGEVRSC
- a CDS encoding methyl-accepting chemotaxis protein, whose protein sequence is MKEKVTLPATQKTKDGAIRKKSTSITVRLLRAITITIISIVAVICAVVGFQLYKKNIAQFDEFTAQQFSNIERSINLFIRNGKNTVTMLAENPTVKNADETLYNYTGERKDIVYTHNGKTEQDITALFVRMDKNYEEFKEIYMGTRWGGFVSSLSEEDEQGFDPRTRPWYKAAAAANGEVIITPVYISTISTGGSPVVALAQAIKDPEGAFLGCIGLDLNLTDLASRVSSIRIGKTGYCMLMQNDGLILADPKHADSNLKILKETGIPAFNEIDKMKEGSAFIMLDGKTWKVSVFSLPEVNWKVALFIEQNEILSLFYTLLKNMILIGLFMFVLYFTLAFIFAGALKRYFKRLEIVFGKIASGDLTDRLAVKKNNEVGRIMMNLNTAIENNHTMICLLKDEADKMNSIGSQLSSSMEETAAAIKQIGENVKGVKEKAMSQAAGVTETVATVEQINGRLSRLVSSIEMQTESINESSVVITRMAENTVKIAKTLDQNNELIKTVYGQTKVGKDGARTANEIVKQIAEKSASLLEASQIIQNIASQTNLLAMNAAIEAAHAGESGKGFAVVADEIRKLAEGSNLQGKQIAAVIKETTEIIHDITEAGSRAEKTFIDVYNLVSQISEKEDSILEVMREQEENGKHVLDAIKRINDVTSEIDSASAEMLEGGNQIGQEMQKLAEITLETTDSMNEIASGADQITIAVKEVSDITQKNKASIENLSNEVSKFKV
- a CDS encoding TetR/AcrR family transcriptional regulator gives rise to the protein MAKAFTEQERIKIKEKILEAALELFHDKGTKALSIAELTKRAGIAQGSFYNFWKDKEALIMELIAYRSSQKLNYIEKKFSNSLSDPAKFLTDIIYRYSVDLMVKMQKQPVYEDAFKILEAKNRNEVHRIESLYDDFLTKLIEYWEQNGSIKRADKKGLLNAFSGSFLLCSHYYQFDKEYFNEMLLTFISGIVNKYIEK
- a CDS encoding AbrB/MazE/SpoVT family DNA-binding domain-containing protein — protein: MRSKKDGKLHAWTAKVGTKGQIVIPKEARKIFSIETGDDLLILGDERRGVAIMKGDAATKILMSIQGELIDEN